One part of the Streptomyces lienomycini genome encodes these proteins:
- a CDS encoding ATP-dependent helicase, which produces MVSSAHRALDGFSPATRGWFTGAFSAPTSAQAGAWQAISEGSDVLVVAPTGSGKTLAAFLAALDQLTSTPPPADPKKRCRVLYVSPLKALAVDVERNLRSPLTGIRQESVRLGLPEPEVKVGIRSGDTPAAERRALSTRPPDILITTPESLFLMLTSATRDALTGIETVILDEVHAVAGTKRGAHLALTLERLDELLPKPARRIGLSATVRPVDEVARFLAPRGRVEIVQPESGKEFDLSVVVPVEDLGELGGSPVADGNEGAERPSIWPHVEERITDLVQSHRSTIVFANSRRLAERLCNRLNEIAYERATGEPLDEHHSPAELMGGSGAAQGAPPVIARAHHGSVSKEQRAVVEEDLKAGRLPAVVATSSLELGIDMGAVDLVVQVESPPSVASGLQRVGRAGHQVGAVSTGVVFPKYRGDLVQSAVVTERMRSGAIEALRISANPLDVLAQQLVAMTALDTWQVDDLLATVRRAAPFASLPESAFTAVLDMLAGRYPSDAFAELRPRVVWDRVAGTVTGRPGAQRLAVTSGGTIPDRGLFGVFLAGADPKKGGGRVGELDEEMVYESRVGDVFTLGTSSWRIEDITRDRVLVSPAPGVPGRLPFWKGDQLGRPLELGRALGAFLREVGALSTEDARLRLVTAGLDAWAADNVLAYLDEQREACGHVPDDRTIVVERFRDELGDWRVVVHSPFGAQVHAPWALALGARLSERYGMDAQVMHADDGIVLRLPDADMMGLDFLDQDPAKPGLEYDAEKAPVGAGDVVFDKGEVDRVVTDQVGGSALFASRFRECAARALLLPRRSPGKRTPLWQQRQRAAQLLEVASEYGSFPIVLEAVRECLQDVFDVPGLVELMGDVEARKVRLVEVTTPEPSPFARSLLFGYVAQFLYEGDSPLAERRAAALSLDSRLLAELLGQAELRELLDAEVLTELERELQWLTEDRRVKDPEGVADRLRMLGPLTDAELAERGAEPQWAPELAAARRAIKVRIAGADHWAAIEDAGRLRDALGTALPVGVPEAFTEPVKDPLGDLLARHARTHGPFTSVTAAARFGLGVAVTEGALQRLAGTGRVVQGEFHPAGIGQEWCDATVLRRLRRRSLAALRHELEPVAPAALGQFLPQWQHIGKGHTLRGIDGLVRAVEQLQGASVPASALEKLVLPSRVAHYNPAMLDELTAAGEVVWAGAGSLPGKDGWVSLYLADAAPLLLPPPHPLEETALHESVLSTLSGGYGLFFRQIADQVRATTHPEATDPQLADALWDLAWSGRLTNDTLAPLRSLLGSGRTAGSTAHRAKRAVPRGRYGSLTAAARPASRTGPPTVAGRWSLLPAREADGTVRAHALARTLLDRHGVVTRGAVAAEGVEGGFSAVYRILAAFEESGQTRRGYVVEGLGAAQFAMEGAVDRLRAVANARERGDVPPGRAGFPGGGPGDPDPFGGLAPGGDGVSEGAAPFDDVFTDPDGLGRPPSRGDFISPRDYAEPGAGGPRGGGPHSGFGGPRTPYDTGFPGRRGRTAVGPRAVVLAAADPANAYGAALGWPEPPAGATHKPGRKAGSLVVLVEGEPALYMERGGKTLLLWPAAPDDPPGDDPRLRAATEALAEAARGGSLGTVTVERVNGAAALTSPFGPLLEEAGFIATPRGLRIRA; this is translated from the coding sequence ATGGTCAGCTCCGCACACCGAGCCCTGGACGGCTTCTCCCCCGCGACCCGCGGCTGGTTCACGGGGGCGTTCTCCGCGCCCACCTCCGCCCAGGCGGGCGCGTGGCAGGCGATCTCGGAGGGCTCGGACGTGCTGGTGGTCGCCCCCACCGGCTCGGGCAAGACGCTGGCCGCCTTCCTCGCCGCGCTGGACCAGCTGACCTCGACGCCCCCGCCCGCCGACCCCAAGAAGCGCTGCCGCGTCCTGTACGTCTCGCCGCTCAAGGCCCTGGCCGTCGACGTGGAGCGCAATCTGCGCAGCCCGCTGACCGGCATCCGGCAGGAGTCCGTACGCCTCGGGCTGCCCGAGCCCGAGGTCAAGGTCGGCATCCGGTCCGGCGACACCCCGGCCGCCGAGCGCCGCGCCCTGTCCACCCGGCCGCCGGACATCCTGATCACCACCCCGGAGTCGCTGTTCCTGATGCTGACGTCGGCCACGCGCGACGCGCTGACCGGCATCGAGACGGTGATCCTGGACGAGGTGCACGCGGTGGCGGGCACCAAGCGCGGCGCCCATCTCGCGCTCACCCTGGAGCGGCTGGACGAGCTGCTGCCGAAGCCGGCCCGCCGCATCGGGCTGTCGGCGACGGTCCGGCCGGTGGACGAGGTCGCCCGGTTCCTCGCCCCGCGCGGCCGGGTCGAGATCGTCCAGCCGGAGTCGGGCAAGGAGTTCGACCTGTCCGTCGTGGTGCCGGTCGAGGACCTCGGCGAGCTGGGCGGCTCCCCGGTCGCGGACGGCAACGAGGGCGCGGAACGCCCGTCGATCTGGCCGCACGTCGAGGAGCGGATCACCGACCTGGTCCAGTCGCACCGCTCCACGATCGTCTTCGCCAATTCGCGGCGGCTGGCCGAGCGCCTGTGCAACCGGCTCAACGAGATCGCGTACGAACGCGCGACCGGCGAGCCCCTGGACGAGCATCACTCCCCCGCCGAGCTGATGGGTGGTTCGGGTGCCGCCCAGGGCGCCCCGCCCGTGATCGCCCGCGCCCATCACGGCTCGGTGTCCAAGGAGCAGCGCGCCGTCGTCGAGGAGGACCTCAAGGCGGGCCGGCTGCCCGCCGTCGTCGCGACCTCCAGCCTGGAGCTGGGCATCGACATGGGCGCCGTCGACCTGGTCGTCCAGGTCGAGTCGCCGCCCTCGGTCGCCTCCGGCCTCCAGCGCGTCGGCCGCGCGGGGCATCAGGTCGGCGCGGTCTCCACGGGCGTGGTCTTCCCCAAGTACCGCGGCGACCTGGTGCAGTCGGCCGTGGTCACCGAGCGGATGCGCAGCGGCGCCATCGAGGCCCTGAGGATTTCCGCCAACCCGCTGGACGTGCTGGCCCAGCAGTTGGTGGCGATGACCGCGCTGGACACCTGGCAGGTCGACGACCTCCTCGCCACCGTCCGCCGCGCCGCGCCCTTCGCCTCGCTGCCGGAGTCGGCGTTCACCGCGGTCCTTGACATGCTCGCGGGCCGCTATCCCTCCGACGCCTTCGCCGAGCTGCGTCCGCGCGTGGTGTGGGACCGGGTCGCCGGCACGGTCACCGGCCGTCCGGGAGCGCAGCGGCTCGCCGTGACGTCCGGGGGCACGATTCCCGACCGCGGGCTCTTCGGGGTGTTCCTGGCCGGTGCCGATCCGAAGAAGGGCGGCGGCCGGGTCGGCGAGCTGGACGAGGAGATGGTGTACGAGTCCCGGGTGGGGGACGTCTTCACGCTCGGCACCAGCTCCTGGCGGATCGAGGACATCACGCGCGACCGGGTCCTGGTCTCCCCCGCTCCGGGGGTGCCGGGCAGGCTGCCGTTCTGGAAGGGCGACCAGTTGGGCCGTCCGCTGGAGCTGGGCCGGGCGCTGGGCGCGTTCCTGCGCGAGGTCGGCGCCCTTTCCACGGAGGACGCCCGGCTGCGCCTGGTCACGGCGGGCCTGGACGCCTGGGCCGCGGACAACGTCCTGGCGTACCTCGACGAGCAGCGGGAGGCCTGCGGCCACGTCCCCGACGACCGCACCATCGTCGTCGAGCGCTTCCGGGACGAGCTGGGCGACTGGCGGGTCGTGGTCCACTCCCCCTTCGGCGCCCAGGTGCACGCCCCGTGGGCCCTCGCCCTGGGCGCCCGCCTGTCCGAGCGGTACGGCATGGACGCGCAGGTCATGCACGCCGACGACGGCATCGTGCTGCGCCTGCCGGACGCCGACATGATGGGCCTGGACTTCCTCGACCAGGACCCCGCGAAGCCGGGCCTCGAGTACGACGCCGAGAAGGCCCCCGTAGGCGCGGGCGACGTCGTCTTCGACAAGGGTGAGGTCGACCGGGTCGTCACCGACCAGGTGGGCGGCTCGGCCCTGTTCGCGTCCCGTTTCCGCGAGTGCGCCGCCCGCGCGCTGCTGCTGCCGCGCCGCAGCCCCGGAAAGCGGACCCCGCTGTGGCAGCAGCGCCAGCGCGCCGCGCAGCTGCTGGAGGTGGCGAGCGAGTACGGCTCGTTCCCGATCGTCCTGGAGGCGGTGCGCGAGTGCCTCCAGGACGTGTTCGACGTGCCCGGCCTGGTCGAGCTGATGGGCGACGTCGAGGCCCGCAAGGTGCGCCTGGTCGAGGTCACCACGCCGGAGCCGTCCCCGTTCGCCCGCTCGCTGCTCTTCGGCTACGTCGCCCAGTTCCTGTACGAGGGCGACTCTCCGCTCGCCGAGCGCCGGGCCGCCGCCCTGTCCCTGGACTCGCGGCTGCTGGCCGAACTGCTCGGCCAGGCGGAGCTGCGCGAGCTGCTCGACGCGGAGGTGCTCACCGAGCTGGAGCGCGAGCTGCAGTGGCTCACCGAGGACCGCCGCGTCAAGGATCCGGAGGGCGTCGCGGACCGGCTGCGAATGCTCGGTCCGCTGACGGACGCGGAGCTGGCCGAGCGGGGCGCCGAACCGCAGTGGGCGCCCGAGCTGGCCGCGGCCCGCCGCGCGATCAAGGTGCGCATCGCCGGCGCCGACCACTGGGCGGCGATCGAGGACGCGGGCCGGTTGCGCGACGCGCTGGGCACGGCGCTGCCTGTGGGTGTGCCTGAGGCCTTCACGGAGCCGGTCAAGGATCCGCTCGGCGACCTGCTCGCCCGCCATGCCCGCACCCACGGCCCCTTCACCTCGGTCACGGCGGCGGCCCGCTTCGGCCTGGGCGTGGCGGTCACCGAGGGCGCCCTGCAGCGGCTCGCCGGGACGGGGCGGGTCGTGCAGGGCGAGTTCCATCCGGCGGGCATCGGCCAGGAGTGGTGCGACGCGACCGTGCTGCGCAGGCTGCGCCGCCGTTCCCTGGCCGCGCTCCGGCACGAGCTGGAGCCGGTGGCGCCGGCCGCCCTCGGCCAGTTCCTCCCCCAGTGGCAGCACATCGGCAAGGGGCACACCCTGCGCGGCATCGACGGGCTGGTCCGCGCGGTCGAGCAGCTGCAGGGCGCGTCCGTGCCCGCCTCCGCCCTCGAGAAGCTGGTCCTGCCGTCCCGGGTGGCGCACTACAACCCCGCGATGCTGGACGAGCTGACGGCCGCCGGCGAGGTGGTGTGGGCGGGCGCGGGTTCGCTGCCCGGCAAGGACGGCTGGGTCTCCCTCTACCTGGCGGACGCCGCGCCGCTCCTCCTGCCGCCGCCGCACCCGCTGGAGGAGACCGCCCTGCACGAGTCCGTGCTGAGCACCCTCTCGGGCGGGTACGGCCTGTTCTTCCGGCAGATCGCCGACCAGGTCCGCGCCACCACCCATCCGGAGGCCACCGATCCGCAGCTGGCCGACGCCCTGTGGGACCTGGCCTGGTCCGGGCGGCTGACCAACGACACGCTCGCGCCCCTGCGCTCCCTGCTGGGCTCCGGGCGCACCGCGGGCTCCACCGCCCACCGCGCCAAGCGCGCGGTGCCCCGGGGGCGGTACGGCTCGCTGACGGCCGCCGCCCGTCCGGCGTCCCGCACCGGCCCACCGACGGTCGCGGGCCGCTGGTCGCTGCTCCCGGCCCGCGAGGCCGACGGCACGGTGCGCGCGCACGCTCTGGCCCGCACGCTCCTCGACCGGCACGGCGTGGTGACCCGTGGCGCCGTCGCCGCGGAGGGCGTCGAGGGCGGCTTCTCGGCGGTGTACCGGATCCTGGCCGCGTTCGAGGAGAGCGGCCAAACCCGGCGCGGCTACGTCGTGGAAGGGCTCGGGGCGGCGCAGTTCGCCATGGAGGGTGCCGTGGACCGATTGCGCGCGGTGGCGAACGCCCGCGAACGCGGCGACGTCCCGCCGGGGCGGGCCGGGTTCCCCGGCGGCGGCCCCGGCGATCCGGACCCCTTCGGCGGCCTCGCCCCGGGGGGCGACGGAGTCAGTGAAGGCGCGGCCCCCTTCGACGACGTCTTCACCGACCCCGACGGCCTGGGCCGCCCACCCTCCCGCGGCGACTTCATCTCCCCGCGCGACTACGCCGAGCCCGGTGCCGGCGGTCCGCGCGGAGGCGGTCCGCACAGCGGCTTCGGCGGCCCGCGCACGCCGTACGACACCGGATTCCCCGGCCGTCGCGGCCGTACCGCCGTCGGCCCGCGGGCCGTCGTCCTGGCCGCCGCCGATCCGGCGAACGCGTACGGCGCGGCCCTCGGCTGGCCCGAGCCGCCGGCCGGTGCCACGCACAAACCGGGCCGCAAGGCGGGTTCCCTCGTGGTCCTCGTCGAGGGCGAACCGGCGCTCTACATGGAACGCGGTGGCAAGACACTCCTGCTGTGGCCCGCCGCCCCGGACGATCCGCCCGGCGACGACCCGCGGCTGCGAGCCGCCACGGAGGCGCTCGCGGAGGCCGCCCGAGGCGGCTCCCTCGGTACGGTCACGGTGGAGCGTGTCAACGGCGCGGCGGCTCTGACGTCCCCCTTCGGCCCGCTCCTGGAGGAGGCGGGGTTCATCGCCACGCCGCGCGGCCTGCGCATCCGGGCGTGA
- a CDS encoding AraC family transcriptional regulator, translating to MAGSGERARHWRYAELPDVDLLRAQYIRKTFVRHTHEHFVIAAIAAGVEVFHHGGGDQYAGAGSLALVNPDTPHTGRAGVPEGWRYGAVYPAPELVAGIAAETTTLRGTPGFVRPVLDDPYTVELVHRVLRAADDGNALAADTLLRVAVTRLLRLNGGPLPRRPVRTAGAGTAARARAVLEARMADPPSLERLAGELGSSPFALLRAFRDAYGMPPHTWLTDARVRRARRLLDTGTSPAEAAVAVGFTDQPHLNRHFARIVGVPPGAYRRERKNVQDTRRGPLLPFEA from the coding sequence ATGGCGGGATCGGGCGAGCGGGCACGGCACTGGCGGTACGCGGAGCTGCCCGACGTCGACCTGCTCCGTGCCCAGTACATAAGGAAGACCTTCGTGCGCCACACGCACGAGCACTTCGTCATCGCCGCCATCGCCGCGGGCGTGGAGGTCTTCCACCACGGCGGGGGCGACCAGTACGCCGGGGCGGGATCGCTCGCCCTGGTCAACCCGGACACCCCGCACACGGGGCGGGCCGGAGTGCCGGAGGGGTGGCGGTATGGAGCCGTGTACCCGGCGCCCGAGCTGGTGGCCGGGATCGCGGCGGAGACGACGACGCTGCGCGGGACGCCCGGTTTCGTCCGGCCGGTGCTCGACGATCCGTACACCGTCGAGCTGGTGCACCGCGTGCTGCGGGCCGCCGACGACGGGAACGCGCTCGCCGCGGACACCCTGCTGAGAGTGGCCGTGACGCGGCTGCTGCGCCTCAACGGCGGCCCGCTGCCCCGGCGCCCGGTGCGGACGGCCGGAGCAGGAACGGCGGCACGCGCGCGTGCCGTGCTGGAGGCGCGGATGGCCGACCCGCCGAGCCTGGAGCGGCTCGCCGGAGAGCTGGGAAGCAGCCCCTTCGCGTTGCTGCGGGCCTTCCGGGACGCCTACGGGATGCCGCCCCATACCTGGCTGACGGACGCCCGGGTACGCCGGGCACGACGGCTGCTGGACACCGGGACGTCCCCGGCCGAGGCCGCCGTCGCTGTGGGCTTCACCGACCAGCCGCACCTGAACCGGCACTTCGCGCGCATCGTGGGCGTGCCGCCCGGCGCCTACCGGCGGGAGCGCAAGAACGTACAAGACACGAGGCGAGGACCGCTCCTACCGTTCGAGGCGTGA
- a CDS encoding AzlC family ABC transporter permease: protein MREQTALPDAGAADGKPDAAVVRDALGVGVAVGLSGFAFGVTSAGSGLTLAQTCALSLLVFTGASQFALVGALAAGGNPLTAAAGAFFLGVRNAFYGLRLSQLLALPRAVRPFAAQWVIDETTAVALAQPTRRGVRIGFTVTGLTLYVLWNLTTLLGALGAEAIGDTDAWGLDAAGPAVFLALLAPMLKSGTERAVAALAVLLGLGLLPVLPAGVPVLTAALAAPIVLWARGRRSGGAGDGADRPVGAGEGER, encoded by the coding sequence GTGAGAGAACAGACAGCCCTTCCCGACGCGGGTGCCGCCGACGGCAAGCCGGACGCCGCCGTCGTACGGGACGCCCTCGGGGTCGGAGTCGCCGTCGGACTGTCCGGGTTCGCCTTCGGGGTGACCTCGGCCGGCAGCGGACTCACCCTGGCCCAGACCTGTGCGCTCAGTCTCCTGGTGTTCACCGGGGCGTCCCAGTTCGCGCTCGTCGGGGCACTCGCGGCCGGCGGCAACCCCCTCACCGCGGCGGCGGGGGCCTTCTTCCTGGGCGTACGCAACGCGTTCTACGGGCTGCGGCTCTCGCAGCTGCTGGCCCTCCCGCGCGCGGTGCGCCCGTTCGCCGCACAGTGGGTCATCGACGAGACGACCGCCGTGGCCCTCGCGCAGCCCACACGGCGCGGCGTCCGGATCGGCTTCACCGTCACGGGGCTCACCCTCTACGTCCTGTGGAACCTCACCACACTGCTCGGTGCGCTGGGCGCCGAGGCCATCGGGGACACCGACGCCTGGGGTCTGGACGCGGCCGGACCCGCGGTCTTCCTCGCGCTGCTCGCTCCGATGCTGAAGTCCGGCACCGAACGCGCCGTCGCCGCCCTGGCCGTGCTCCTGGGGCTCGGTCTGCTGCCCGTGCTCCCGGCGGGCGTGCCCGTGCTGACGGCCGCGCTGGCGGCACCGATCGTCCTGTGGGCGCGTGGACGCCGCTCCGGCGGCGCCGGGGACGGGGCGGACCGTCCGGTCGGTGCCGGGGAGGGGGAGCGATGA
- a CDS encoding AzlD domain-containing protein: MSVWIAIGVTAVGCYAVKLLGLLVPAGALERPLVRRLAALLPVALLAALTAQQTFADGQALVLDARAAGVAAAAVALLLRAPFLLVVAAAVVVTAGVRAMGG; this comes from the coding sequence ATGAGCGTGTGGATCGCGATCGGCGTGACCGCGGTGGGCTGCTACGCGGTCAAGCTCCTGGGGCTGCTGGTGCCCGCGGGCGCCCTGGAACGGCCCCTGGTCCGTCGGCTCGCCGCCCTGCTGCCCGTCGCCCTCCTCGCGGCGCTCACCGCCCAGCAGACCTTCGCCGACGGGCAGGCGCTCGTGCTGGACGCGCGGGCCGCGGGAGTCGCCGCCGCCGCGGTGGCGCTGCTGCTGCGGGCGCCGTTCCTGCTCGTGGTCGCGGCGGCCGTGGTGGTCACCGCGGGCGTACGGGCCATGGGCGGCTGA
- a CDS encoding DUF3046 domain-containing protein has product MRLTVFWERMTDHFGPGYADTFARDHVMAELGGRTVHEALDAGWDAKDVWRVVCTAMDVPREQR; this is encoded by the coding sequence ATGCGGTTGACGGTCTTCTGGGAGCGGATGACGGATCACTTCGGTCCGGGGTACGCCGACACCTTCGCGCGCGATCACGTGATGGCGGAGCTGGGCGGGCGTACGGTGCACGAGGCGCTGGACGCCGGCTGGGACGCCAAGGACGTGTGGCGGGTCGTCTGCACCGCCATGGACGTGCCGCGGGAACAGCGGTGA
- a CDS encoding AI-2E family transporter, producing the protein MASTDETGQTARHASPVGTTPPTGPPADGAAGPGARMPRWLPRAMVLALALIAAFQLGSWAFHQLTGLLINILIAFFLALAIEPAVSWMAARGMRRGFATFLVFLAVLIAAAGFVTLLGSMLAGQIVKMVEDFPEYLDSVINWINGHFHTELRRVDIQEGLLRSDWLRNYVQNSATGVLDVSAQVLGGLFQLLTVLLFSFYFAADGPRLRRGLCSVLPPARQAEVLRAWEIAVDKTGGYLYSRGLMALISGIAHYIVLEILAVPYSPALAVWVGLVSQFIPTIGTYLAGALPMLIAFTVNPWYALWVLVFVVIYQQFENYVLQPKLTSKTVDIHPAVAFGSVIAGTALLGAVGALIAIPAVATLQAFLGAYVKRYDVTDDPRVLGRRSRRAAEPGTSTRLRTLWTRHPEQGPTEQEPPDQEPPEQGPEK; encoded by the coding sequence GTGGCATCCACTGACGAGACCGGGCAGACGGCCCGGCACGCATCCCCGGTCGGCACCACGCCGCCCACCGGCCCACCCGCCGACGGCGCCGCCGGGCCGGGCGCCCGCATGCCGCGCTGGCTGCCGCGCGCCATGGTGCTGGCCCTCGCCCTCATCGCCGCCTTCCAACTGGGCAGCTGGGCCTTCCACCAGCTCACCGGGCTGCTGATCAACATCCTCATCGCGTTCTTCCTGGCCCTGGCCATCGAACCGGCGGTGAGCTGGATGGCGGCGCGCGGCATGCGCCGGGGGTTCGCCACGTTCCTCGTCTTCCTCGCCGTACTGATAGCCGCCGCGGGGTTCGTCACCCTGCTCGGCTCCATGCTCGCGGGCCAGATCGTCAAGATGGTCGAGGACTTCCCGGAGTACCTCGACTCCGTCATCAACTGGATCAACGGCCACTTCCACACCGAGTTGAGACGGGTCGACATCCAGGAGGGGCTGCTCCGCTCCGACTGGCTGCGCAACTACGTGCAGAACAGCGCGACGGGCGTCCTGGACGTGTCGGCCCAGGTCCTCGGCGGCCTCTTCCAATTGCTGACGGTCCTGCTGTTCTCGTTCTACTTCGCCGCCGACGGCCCCCGGCTGCGGCGCGGACTCTGCTCCGTCCTGCCGCCCGCCCGCCAGGCCGAGGTCCTGCGCGCGTGGGAGATCGCCGTGGACAAGACCGGCGGCTACCTGTACTCACGCGGGCTGATGGCACTGATCTCCGGCATCGCGCACTACATCGTCCTGGAGATCCTGGCGGTGCCCTACTCCCCGGCGCTCGCGGTGTGGGTGGGCCTGGTGTCGCAGTTCATCCCCACCATCGGCACCTATCTCGCGGGCGCCCTGCCCATGCTGATCGCCTTCACGGTCAACCCGTGGTACGCGCTGTGGGTGCTGGTCTTCGTGGTGATCTACCAGCAGTTCGAGAACTACGTACTGCAGCCCAAGCTGACGTCCAAGACCGTGGACATCCACCCCGCCGTCGCCTTCGGCTCGGTCATCGCGGGCACCGCCCTGCTCGGCGCCGTCGGCGCGCTCATCGCCATCCCGGCGGTCGCCACGCTGCAGGCGTTCCTCGGCGCGTACGTCAAGCGCTACGACGTCACGGACGATCCTCGCGTACTCGGGCGCCGGAGCCGCCGGGCGGCGGAGCCCGGCACATCCACGCGCCTGCGCACCCTGTGGACCCGGCACCCGGAGCAGGGCCCCACGGAGCAGGAACCCCCGGACCAGGAGCCTCCGGAGCAGGGGCCGGAGAAGTGA
- the recA gene encoding recombinase RecA yields MAGTDREKALDAALAQIERQFGKGAVMRMGDRTNEPIEVIPTGSTALDVALGVGGIPRGRVVEVYGPESSGKTTLTLHAVANAQKAGGQVAFVDAEHALDPEYAKKLGVDIDNLILSQPDNGEQALEIVDMLVRSGALDLIVIDSVAALVPRAEIEGEMGDSHVGLQARLMSQALRKITSALNQSKTTAIFINQLREKIGVMFGSPETTTGGRALKFYASVRLDIRRIETLKDGTDAVGNRTRVKVVKNKVAPPFKQAEFDILYGQGISREGGLIDMGVENGFVRKAGAWYTYEGDQLGQGKENARNFLKDNPDLANEIEKKIKEKLGVGVRPEETATEPGADASAATADAAPAVPAPATAKATKSKAAAAKS; encoded by the coding sequence ATGGCAGGAACCGACCGCGAGAAGGCCCTCGACGCCGCGCTCGCACAGATTGAACGGCAGTTCGGCAAGGGCGCGGTCATGCGCATGGGTGACCGGACCAACGAGCCCATCGAGGTCATCCCGACCGGGTCGACCGCGCTCGACGTGGCCCTTGGTGTCGGAGGCATCCCGCGCGGCCGTGTCGTGGAGGTCTACGGCCCCGAGTCCTCGGGCAAGACGACCCTGACCCTGCACGCGGTGGCGAACGCGCAGAAGGCCGGCGGCCAGGTCGCGTTCGTGGACGCCGAGCACGCCCTCGACCCCGAGTACGCGAAGAAGCTCGGCGTCGACATCGACAACCTGATCCTGTCCCAGCCGGACAACGGCGAGCAGGCCCTGGAGATCGTGGACATGCTGGTCCGCTCCGGCGCCCTCGACCTCATCGTCATCGACTCCGTCGCCGCGCTCGTCCCGCGTGCGGAGATCGAGGGCGAGATGGGTGACAGTCACGTCGGTCTGCAGGCCCGGCTGATGAGCCAGGCCCTGCGGAAGATCACCAGCGCGCTGAACCAGTCCAAGACCACCGCGATCTTCATCAACCAGCTCCGCGAGAAGATCGGCGTGATGTTCGGCTCGCCGGAGACCACGACCGGTGGCCGGGCGCTGAAGTTCTACGCCTCGGTGCGACTCGACATCCGGCGCATCGAGACGCTGAAGGACGGCACCGACGCGGTCGGCAACCGCACCCGCGTCAAGGTCGTCAAGAACAAGGTCGCGCCGCCCTTCAAGCAGGCCGAGTTCGACATCCTCTACGGCCAGGGCATCAGCCGCGAGGGCGGCCTGATCGACATGGGCGTGGAGAACGGCTTCGTCCGCAAGGCCGGTGCCTGGTACACGTACGAGGGCGACCAGCTCGGCCAGGGCAAGGAGAACGCGCGCAACTTCCTGAAGGACAACCCCGACCTGGCCAACGAGATCGAGAAGAAGATCAAGGAGAAGCTGGGCGTCGGTGTACGCCCCGAGGAGACGGCCACCGAGCCGGGCGCCGACGCCTCCGCAGCCACGGCAGACGCCGCTCCGGCGGTGCCCGCCCCCGCGACCGCCAAGGCCACCAAGTCCAAGGCCGCGGCGGCCAAGAGCTGA
- the recX gene encoding recombination regulator RecX has translation MTRRTDWAEYTGGSAGTDDGAYGAAAAPYETDPSAAGSRDDEACRGDGEARRTGGRGRGAGGARGRRRRERAEPSAEDGGATSSSRAEKGEPPRDPVEQARAICLRLLTGTPRTRRQLADALRKREIPDEAAEEVLSRFEEVGLINDGAFAEAWVESRHHGRGLARRALARELRTKGVDATLIDEAVSQLDSEQEEETARDLVARKLRATRGLDRDKRLRRLAGMLARKGYPEGMALRVVRQALEEEGEDTEFLGDEHF, from the coding sequence GTGACACGACGAACCGACTGGGCCGAGTACACGGGCGGCTCCGCCGGGACCGACGACGGCGCGTACGGGGCGGCTGCGGCCCCGTACGAGACGGACCCCTCCGCGGCGGGTTCCCGTGACGACGAGGCGTGCCGAGGTGACGGCGAGGCACGCCGCACAGGGGGACGGGGCCGTGGAGCGGGAGGCGCCCGCGGGCGCCGTCGGCGCGAGCGCGCCGAGCCGTCCGCCGAGGACGGAGGTGCCACTTCCTCGTCGAGGGCCGAGAAGGGGGAGCCTCCGCGGGACCCGGTAGAGCAGGCACGGGCGATCTGCCTGCGCCTGCTCACCGGGACCCCGCGCACCCGCAGACAGCTGGCCGACGCCCTGCGCAAGCGCGAGATCCCCGACGAGGCCGCGGAAGAGGTGCTGTCCCGGTTCGAGGAGGTCGGCCTGATCAACGACGGCGCGTTCGCGGAGGCCTGGGTGGAGTCCCGGCACCACGGCCGCGGGCTGGCCAGGCGTGCCCTCGCCAGAGAGCTGCGGACCAAGGGCGTCGACGCCACGCTCATCGACGAGGCGGTGTCCCAGCTGGACTCCGAGCAGGAGGAGGAGACCGCGCGCGACCTGGTCGCCCGCAAGCTGCGCGCCACCCGGGGCCTCGACCGCGACAAGAGGCTGCGCCGCCTCGCGGGCATGCTCGCCCGCAAGGGCTACCCCGAGGGCATGGCCCTGCGGGTGGTCCGCCAGGCGCTGGAGGAGGAGGGCGAGGACACCGAGTTCCTCGGCGACGAGCACTTCTGA